A part of Candidatus Oleimmundimicrobium sp. genomic DNA contains:
- the hypD gene encoding hydrogenase formation protein HypD translates to MRYLSEYRDPTIAKKLIEDIKKISKKPVKFMEVCGTHTVSISKNGIRQVLPENISLLSGPGCPVCVTANGDIDKAIAIAEAPGVIFTTFGDMMKVPGSYSSLSEKSADGADIRVVYSTLDALKIAKNNPDKKVVFFAVGFETTAPTIALSILEAERQGIKNYFIYSVHKMVPPAMAALLNLGEVKLDGFICPGHVSAIIGSKPYEFIARDHKISCVIAGFEPIDILQSISMLVKQVENGEAKVEIGYKRGVSSLGNTKAQEVMKKVFEACDAEWRGIGVIPESGLSLRTNFEGFDASKIFDVDVPPTKEHLGCSCGEILRGVKLPYDCKLFGKACTPENPIGPCMVSTEGSCAAYYRYGEVVDGV, encoded by the coding sequence ATGAGATATCTTAGCGAATACAGAGACCCGACCATAGCAAAGAAATTAATTGAAGACATAAAAAAAATATCTAAGAAGCCCGTCAAATTCATGGAGGTCTGCGGGACTCATACGGTATCCATTTCTAAGAACGGGATTAGGCAAGTCTTACCCGAAAATATTTCTCTTCTTTCTGGCCCGGGTTGTCCGGTTTGCGTTACCGCAAATGGAGATATTGATAAAGCCATAGCCATTGCCGAAGCGCCCGGCGTGATTTTCACAACATTTGGAGACATGATGAAGGTACCTGGCTCGTACTCGAGTCTATCCGAGAAAAGCGCGGATGGTGCGGATATCAGGGTAGTTTATTCTACCTTAGATGCTTTGAAAATTGCCAAAAATAATCCCGATAAAAAGGTGGTTTTTTTTGCCGTTGGGTTTGAGACGACCGCCCCGACCATAGCACTTTCAATTTTGGAGGCAGAACGACAAGGTATTAAAAATTACTTCATCTACAGCGTTCACAAAATGGTGCCTCCCGCGATGGCGGCGCTTTTAAATCTGGGCGAGGTAAAACTGGACGGTTTCATTTGCCCGGGGCACGTGAGCGCAATAATCGGGAGCAAACCCTACGAATTTATCGCAAGAGACCACAAAATCTCCTGCGTAATAGCTGGCTTTGAACCCATTGATATTTTGCAGTCTATATCCATGTTGGTAAAACAAGTGGAGAATGGAGAAGCAAAGGTGGAGATAGGATATAAGCGAGGAGTAAGTTCTCTCGGAAACACAAAGGCCCAGGAAGTAATGAAAAAGGTTTTTGAAGCGTGTGATGCGGAGTGGAGGGGCATCGGAGTGATTCCGGAAAGCGGTCTTTCTCTTCGCACCAATTTCGAAGGGTTCGATGCAAGCAAAATATTTGATGTGGATGTTCCTCCCACAAAAGAGCATTTAGGGTGCAGTTGTGGAGAAATTTTGCGGGGAGTTAAACTTCCTTACGATTGCAAGCTTTTTGGAAAAGCATGCACACCTGAGAACCCCATCGGACCATGTATGGTTTCAACCGAAGGCAGCTGCGCGGCTTATTATAGGTATGGAGAAGTAGTAGATGGCGTATAG
- a CDS encoding HypC/HybG/HupF family hydrogenase formation chaperone, translated as MCLAVPGKVVRLKDLDMADVEIGGVETEVGLQLVSDVKVGEYVLVHAGYAINKIDEEGAKEMMKLFEEIGELDEIAKLRENDEIS; from the coding sequence ATGTGCTTGGCTGTTCCCGGGAAGGTTGTTCGACTGAAGGATTTAGACATGGCCGATGTGGAAATCGGAGGGGTTGAAACGGAGGTCGGTCTTCAACTGGTTTCCGATGTTAAAGTTGGCGAATATGTTCTCGTTCACGCCGGCTATGCTATCAATAAGATAGACGAAGAGGGGGCCAAAGAGATGATGAAACTCTTTGAAGAGATAGGGGAACTCGACGAAATTGCGAAGTTGAGAGAGAACGATGAGATATCTTAG